In one window of Terriglobia bacterium DNA:
- the gyrB gene encoding DNA topoisomerase (ATP-hydrolyzing) subunit B, which yields MTKGSNHENIVSERRPNGSSGHYDADSIKVLEGLEAVRMRPAMYIGSTGEMGLHHLAYEVIDNSIDEALAGYCTRVDVTIHVDNSVTVVDNGRGIPVDEHPTEKVSAAEVVMTKLHAGGKFDSNSYKVSGGLHGVGVSVVNALSEMLDLEIWRDGYVYQQSYERGKPQAPLKKMGKSQKQGTRVTFHPDTEIFDTVEFNFDTLSQRLRELAFLNKGLVITITDERSEKKHEFKFTGGIAEFVKQLNKNKSVLHDKPIYFEADREFGSEKEDGTKDRVNIEVAIQYNDGYAENVYSFANNINTIDGGTHLSGFRSALTKAINNYGGSSGLFKEVKEGVQGDDVREGLVGVISVKLPQPQFEGQTKGKLNSDIKGVVDSFLYERLMDYFDKNPPVARKVVGKAIDAARAREAARKARDLTRRKGALDSGSLPGKLADCQERNPEFCELFLVEGDSAGGSAKQGRDRATQAILPLKGKILNVEKARYDKMLAHEEIRAMITALGTGVGKGDGDESGFDVSKLRYHKVILMTDADVDGSHIRTLLLTFFFRQMPELIKRGHVYIAQPPLFKIKKGKSEQYIKDEKELTKVIMKQAVENKKVIIPQTNKELSSRALTSFLGNMDEYYRFMDRIGKRIRDTRVVELLVENQVDSRQALSDEKRLEKLSQKLSMMGFDSTVGRDEEHDLFELVVTNLNSSEATHIGWDFISLPEYRRIVQLTKLVAEYNTPPFVVEEEKEKTEIATTRELVDFILTQGKKEFTIQRYKGLGEMNPEQLWETTINPETRTLLQVRIEDEPESDEIFTILMGDEVEPRRQFIEQNALDVKNLDI from the coding sequence ATGACTAAAGGCAGCAACCACGAAAATATTGTGTCCGAGCGAAGACCAAATGGAAGCTCGGGGCACTACGATGCGGATAGCATCAAGGTCCTGGAGGGCCTGGAGGCCGTCCGGATGCGCCCCGCCATGTATATCGGCTCCACGGGCGAGATGGGCCTGCATCATCTGGCTTACGAAGTCATCGACAACTCCATCGACGAGGCGCTGGCGGGATATTGCACCCGCGTGGACGTCACCATTCACGTGGACAACTCAGTGACCGTGGTGGATAACGGACGCGGCATCCCGGTCGATGAGCATCCCACCGAAAAAGTGTCGGCGGCAGAGGTGGTGATGACCAAGCTCCATGCCGGCGGCAAGTTTGATTCCAACAGCTACAAGGTTTCGGGCGGGCTGCATGGGGTCGGCGTTTCGGTGGTCAACGCCTTGAGCGAGATGCTCGACCTGGAAATCTGGCGCGACGGATATGTTTACCAGCAATCGTATGAACGCGGGAAACCGCAAGCCCCGCTCAAGAAAATGGGCAAATCACAGAAGCAGGGGACCCGCGTCACGTTCCATCCCGACACCGAGATCTTTGACACCGTGGAATTCAACTTCGACACCCTGTCGCAGCGGTTGCGTGAACTGGCCTTCCTGAACAAGGGACTGGTCATTACGATCACCGACGAGCGCTCTGAAAAGAAGCATGAGTTCAAGTTCACGGGCGGCATCGCGGAGTTCGTCAAGCAACTCAACAAGAACAAGTCCGTCCTTCACGACAAGCCCATCTACTTCGAGGCAGATCGCGAGTTTGGCAGCGAGAAAGAAGACGGGACCAAGGACCGGGTCAACATTGAGGTGGCGATTCAGTACAACGACGGCTACGCCGAGAACGTGTACTCGTTCGCCAACAACATCAACACGATTGATGGCGGCACGCACTTGTCGGGGTTCCGGTCCGCCTTGACGAAGGCGATCAACAATTACGGCGGCTCGAGCGGGCTGTTCAAGGAAGTGAAGGAGGGTGTGCAGGGAGATGACGTGCGGGAAGGGTTGGTGGGTGTCATCAGCGTCAAGCTCCCGCAGCCGCAGTTCGAGGGACAAACCAAGGGAAAGCTGAACAGCGATATCAAGGGCGTCGTGGACTCCTTCCTGTATGAGCGCCTGATGGACTATTTCGACAAAAACCCGCCCGTGGCGCGCAAGGTGGTGGGGAAGGCCATTGACGCGGCCCGTGCGCGCGAGGCGGCGCGCAAGGCCCGGGACCTGACGCGGCGCAAAGGCGCCCTGGATAGCGGGTCGCTGCCCGGAAAGCTCGCGGATTGCCAGGAGCGGAACCCGGAATTTTGTGAATTATTCCTGGTGGAGGGCGACTCCGCCGGCGGCAGCGCCAAGCAGGGGAGGGACCGCGCCACGCAGGCCATCCTTCCGCTCAAAGGAAAAATCCTGAACGTCGAAAAGGCGCGCTACGACAAGATGCTGGCTCACGAGGAGATCCGGGCCATGATAACGGCGCTCGGCACGGGCGTGGGCAAGGGCGACGGGGACGAATCGGGTTTTGATGTCTCGAAGCTGCGCTACCACAAGGTCATCCTCATGACCGACGCCGACGTCGACGGGTCCCATATCCGGACCCTGTTGCTGACCTTTTTCTTCCGCCAAATGCCGGAACTCATCAAGCGCGGCCACGTGTACATCGCGCAGCCGCCCCTGTTCAAGATCAAGAAGGGGAAGAGCGAGCAGTACATCAAGGACGAAAAGGAACTCACCAAGGTGATCATGAAGCAGGCCGTCGAAAACAAGAAAGTGATCATCCCTCAGACCAACAAAGAACTGAGTAGTCGTGCGCTGACCTCTTTTCTCGGCAACATGGATGAGTACTATCGCTTCATGGACCGGATCGGCAAACGCATCCGGGACACGCGGGTGGTGGAGCTGCTGGTGGAAAACCAGGTGGATTCGCGCCAGGCGCTTTCCGATGAGAAACGGCTGGAGAAGCTGTCGCAGAAACTTTCGATGATGGGATTCGACAGCACGGTCGGGCGCGATGAAGAACACGATCTGTTCGAACTGGTTGTTACAAATCTGAATAGCAGCGAGGCCACGCACATCGGCTGGGATTTCATTTCCCTGCCGGAATACCGCCGCATCGTGCAACTGACCAAGCTGGTGGCGGAGTACAACACGCCTCCCTTCGTGGTGGAAGAGGAAAAGGAGAAGACCGAGATTGCCACGACGAGGGAGCTCGTCGACTTCATCCTGACGCAAGGCAAAAAGGAATTCACCATCCAGCGGTACAAAGGGTTGGGAGAAATGAATCCGGAACAGCTCTGGGAGACGACCATCAACCCGGAAACCCGGACGTTGCTTCAGGTGCGCATCGAGGATGAGCCGGAGAGCGATGAGATCTTTACGATCCTCATGGGCGACGAAGTCGAGCCGCGCCGGCAATTCATCGAGCAGAACGCGCTCGATGTGAAGAATTTGGATATTTAA
- the dnaN gene encoding DNA polymerase III subunit beta, which yields MIEFTVKKFDLLKELTFTQGVVEKKATIPILQNVMLEAEGDRLSIVATDLEIGIKTGCDTKLKSPGAITVPAKRFFDIVRAMPDADIKFKGQENNWATVTCQKSSFKLVGTATDNFPAMAEFKHPLVTIPARMLARMIDCTIFAISAEESRYTLNGALLLLKPNSMTMVSTDGHRLAHIEQNHEFTGLNTELRALIPKKAMAELTRLLGEADEKSAVEMGKDENHLFFKLGNRLLVSRMLSGQFPNYEAVLPRENEKSISMGREEFLAALRRVSLLSDERSHAVKLNIGEQKLEISSSHADYGEAHDELEVDYSGAPLELGFNGQYLLDFLSVISEDKVSFEFKDEQSAGLLRPLSEDGVNYRYIVMPMRI from the coding sequence ATGATCGAATTCACGGTTAAGAAATTTGATCTGCTCAAAGAGTTGACCTTTACTCAAGGGGTGGTGGAGAAAAAGGCGACCATTCCGATCCTGCAGAATGTGATGCTGGAAGCGGAGGGGGATCGGCTGTCGATCGTCGCCACGGACCTTGAGATTGGAATCAAGACCGGCTGTGACACCAAGTTGAAATCTCCGGGGGCGATCACGGTCCCGGCCAAGCGCTTTTTTGACATCGTGCGGGCGATGCCCGACGCCGACATCAAATTCAAGGGGCAGGAGAACAACTGGGCCACCGTGACCTGTCAGAAGTCCTCCTTCAAGCTGGTTGGGACGGCGACGGATAATTTTCCGGCGATGGCGGAGTTCAAGCATCCCCTGGTCACCATCCCGGCGCGGATGCTGGCCCGGATGATTGACTGCACTATTTTTGCCATCAGTGCGGAGGAATCCCGCTATACCCTCAACGGGGCGCTCTTGTTGCTGAAGCCCAACAGCATGACCATGGTGTCGACCGATGGGCATCGCCTTGCGCATATCGAACAAAACCACGAGTTCACGGGGCTGAACACCGAGTTGCGCGCCCTCATCCCGAAGAAGGCGATGGCCGAGTTGACCCGGTTGTTGGGGGAAGCCGACGAGAAATCGGCAGTGGAGATGGGGAAGGACGAGAATCATCTCTTCTTCAAATTGGGGAACCGGCTGCTTGTTTCCCGCATGTTGTCGGGACAGTTTCCCAATTACGAAGCGGTCCTGCCGCGAGAGAATGAGAAGAGTATTTCCATGGGCCGGGAGGAGTTTCTGGCGGCCTTGCGCCGCGTGTCCCTCCTCTCGGATGAACGGTCGCATGCCGTCAAGCTGAATATCGGAGAACAGAAACTGGAGATCTCCTCCAGCCACGCCGACTACGGCGAGGCACATGACGAACTGGAAGTCGACTATTCCGGTGCGCCGCTCGAGCTGGGGTTCAATGGACAATACCTCTTGGACTTTCTGTCGGTCATCAGCGAGGACAAGGTGAGCTTTGAGTTCAAGGATGAGCAGAGCGCCGGGCTTCTTCGGCCGCTCAGCGAGGATGGCGTCAACTACCGCTACATTGTGATGCCGATGCGGATTTGA